Proteins co-encoded in one Candidatus Korarchaeum sp. genomic window:
- a CDS encoding S1 RNA-binding domain-containing protein, translating to MSSSPFPKRNDLVVATVKSVEEHGVTVSLDEYDGLEAYIPRSHVASGRIKDIRDFVKEGDKVVGRVIRADRRLGQVDLSLRYVSETERREKLEEWKERNRVLSMLKLAAQRAGYQDADSVARESYERLQAYYKNPLDALEDVIYEGPEPLIKAGVDKKLAEELKAIVEGQLKPPIYVKDLVVKVVSYASDGVERVRRILSRGLEASSGADVDIYAAGAPRYVISIRSRDPKVVKRAASSIIRAMEREVGASDHLELVEERERRKRA from the coding sequence ATGAGCTCCTCACCTTTCCCGAAGAGGAACGATCTAGTAGTAGCTACTGTCAAGTCAGTTGAGGAGCACGGAGTCACCGTGAGCCTCGATGAGTACGATGGGCTTGAAGCTTACATACCCAGGAGCCACGTGGCCTCCGGGAGGATAAAGGACATAAGGGATTTCGTTAAGGAGGGAGATAAAGTAGTTGGGAGGGTCATAAGGGCTGATAGGAGGCTAGGGCAGGTAGATCTGAGCTTGAGGTATGTGAGCGAGACTGAGAGGAGGGAGAAGCTCGAGGAATGGAAGGAGAGGAATAGAGTCCTATCCATGCTCAAGTTAGCTGCCCAGAGGGCGGGCTATCAGGATGCCGATAGCGTCGCTAGGGAATCTTACGAGAGGCTGCAAGCTTACTACAAGAACCCCCTGGATGCCCTCGAGGATGTGATATACGAGGGGCCGGAGCCCCTGATTAAAGCGGGTGTCGATAAGAAGCTCGCTGAAGAGCTGAAAGCTATAGTAGAGGGGCAGTTGAAGCCACCTATATACGTGAAGGACCTCGTGGTCAAGGTAGTGAGTTACGCGAGCGATGGTGTTGAGAGAGTCAGGAGGATACTGAGCAGGGGGCTGGAGGCATCATCCGGGGCTGATGTAGATATATACGCAGCCGGAGCCCCTAGGTACGTGATATCCATAAGGTCCAGGGATCCGAAGGTTGTTAAGAGGGCGGCCAGTAGCATAATTAGGGCTATGGAGAGGGAGGTAGGGGCCAGCGATCACCTCGAGTTAGTCGAGGAGAGGGAGAGGAGGAAGAGGGCATGA
- a CDS encoding S-layer protein, whose product MRKAYMMAALLVLLGASLLPAAAYPIHLFPQPFVKDGTIDYDFDGMPDVAIILGSKAAPEDVLGATLIAAKMGSHLYYTNALYVDEKDAANHGITLYHGSFSAQAYGQRYQALDLVGSWEADHYFKGFLWSWNWDTKTADPFKKIYPLYDDYVFVPASVKSKKNPTQITYSVGRKFSTRALREWVVFATSDHTTYYPPAYNDAEKAPSGYAVPLTLDCPGTFTFGADAFDSVKNFRADYVGTIIYTWAHAGFYFIHPLNPIDIAIGTKVDLPWLGYTLEAKEVEVTASSYSVGFVAYKLGTTTPVDYFHIESQTGVPKDNEPGSFEFFFYSNTHRDLYILADINGDGKISDNERLTTYFGITVRDVDEALNVVTMDFYSLILAPNIYPGYGKTNGTRDGAYDWNNTKWFFESVYGWPHPAGSDYANAADPKVGSMNVDVILEKSSYPDPSGPRVFAGGNMGIDDSGVNYGTATKFKDAKGYIVDTSKVFAPWVNKLAADESFLGISGYYNAYTKKDEWYVVVKSGTLGATIFVQDETGWYKPANLDGKLVVGGKELWFTSVSKGVITAYPECPALPPTVGAEYCGPTCGPTWGIYNFTQGERTLTKVECKTFVEEDELYGYTATASCPKTIDQVDPYATGETEDVTTAVYHWQLNWFYPINATGVFAGIYDRVEDRNKDGVFTGATELVPITTPEGKTVFEDVTPAAYKDLYFNFANPEEVFSFVRAPIAYMDSWVFDGKTLSEDVKNKKLILVGGPLVNSLVKYLNDTGALYILYKTDGKVTWLYNPLAAPGERNINLTYALSLIDPTIDPAYVYKIEGGNGLGVIQYAKSNPWNPDKEILVVAGTDRFGTLSAAIALADPTKLANITISTYYNAGVGKVAPAVIVIGIRPTTVPAKVVIQPVLVVPVGLPSS is encoded by the coding sequence ATGAGGAAGGCATATATGATGGCAGCGTTGTTGGTGCTGCTGGGAGCTAGCCTCCTGCCAGCCGCTGCCTACCCGATACACCTCTTCCCGCAACCATTCGTCAAGGATGGAACTATAGACTACGACTTCGACGGCATGCCCGACGTAGCCATAATATTAGGTAGCAAGGCAGCTCCCGAGGACGTGCTGGGAGCCACTCTGATAGCTGCGAAGATGGGCTCGCACTTATACTACACTAATGCATTATATGTAGATGAGAAGGACGCAGCCAACCATGGCATAACGCTCTACCACGGTAGCTTCTCAGCCCAGGCCTATGGGCAACGCTACCAGGCCTTAGACTTAGTGGGAAGCTGGGAGGCCGATCACTACTTCAAGGGGTTCCTCTGGAGCTGGAACTGGGACACGAAAACAGCTGATCCGTTCAAGAAGATATATCCATTGTACGATGACTACGTCTTCGTCCCAGCTAGTGTGAAGAGCAAGAAGAACCCGACGCAGATAACGTACAGCGTTGGCAGGAAGTTCAGCACTCGCGCTCTAAGGGAATGGGTGGTATTCGCTACCTCCGATCACACGACTTACTACCCGCCCGCTTACAATGATGCTGAGAAGGCTCCCTCTGGCTATGCCGTGCCTCTCACCTTAGACTGCCCAGGGACATTCACATTCGGCGCTGACGCATTCGATAGCGTGAAGAACTTCAGAGCTGATTATGTAGGCACTATAATATACACATGGGCTCATGCCGGTTTCTACTTCATACACCCGCTCAACCCGATCGATATAGCTATAGGCACTAAGGTAGATCTGCCCTGGCTCGGTTACACGTTAGAGGCTAAGGAAGTCGAGGTTACAGCATCGAGCTACAGCGTTGGCTTCGTCGCCTACAAGCTCGGGACGACTACGCCGGTAGATTACTTCCACATAGAGAGCCAGACAGGTGTGCCTAAGGACAATGAGCCTGGAAGCTTCGAGTTCTTCTTCTACAGCAACACTCACCGCGATCTCTACATACTCGCTGACATAAATGGGGATGGTAAGATAAGCGACAATGAGAGGCTCACTACCTACTTCGGTATAACTGTGAGGGACGTCGATGAGGCCCTCAACGTAGTTACGATGGACTTCTACTCATTGATATTAGCTCCTAACATCTACCCAGGATACGGTAAAACTAATGGAACTAGAGATGGGGCATACGATTGGAATAACACCAAGTGGTTCTTCGAGTCAGTCTACGGATGGCCTCACCCCGCTGGCAGTGACTATGCAAATGCAGCCGATCCTAAGGTAGGAAGCATGAACGTCGATGTGATACTCGAGAAGAGCAGCTATCCGGATCCATCAGGGCCCAGAGTGTTCGCTGGAGGTAACATGGGAATAGATGACAGCGGAGTTAACTATGGTACCGCTACAAAATTCAAAGATGCTAAGGGTTACATAGTAGACACATCCAAGGTATTCGCCCCGTGGGTCAACAAGCTAGCTGCCGATGAGAGCTTCCTCGGGATAAGCGGTTACTACAATGCATACACGAAGAAGGATGAGTGGTACGTCGTAGTGAAGAGCGGCACTCTCGGAGCTACTATCTTCGTGCAGGACGAGACGGGATGGTACAAGCCCGCCAACCTCGATGGCAAGTTAGTAGTTGGAGGCAAGGAGCTCTGGTTCACTAGTGTGAGCAAAGGAGTCATAACTGCCTATCCGGAGTGCCCCGCTCTCCCGCCGACAGTCGGAGCTGAGTACTGCGGTCCGACTTGCGGCCCGACTTGGGGAATATACAACTTCACTCAGGGAGAGAGGACCTTAACGAAGGTAGAGTGCAAGACATTCGTCGAGGAAGATGAGCTATACGGCTACACTGCAACTGCAAGCTGCCCCAAGACGATAGATCAGGTCGATCCATATGCAACCGGAGAGACTGAGGACGTCACCACCGCTGTATATCACTGGCAGCTCAACTGGTTCTACCCGATAAACGCGACTGGCGTGTTCGCTGGCATCTACGACAGGGTCGAGGACAGGAACAAGGATGGAGTGTTCACTGGGGCCACTGAGCTAGTGCCGATCACGACACCTGAGGGCAAGACTGTGTTCGAGGACGTGACGCCAGCGGCCTACAAGGACCTGTACTTCAACTTCGCCAACCCTGAGGAGGTGTTCAGCTTCGTTAGGGCTCCTATAGCCTACATGGACAGCTGGGTCTTCGATGGCAAGACGTTGAGTGAGGATGTGAAGAACAAGAAGCTCATACTCGTCGGTGGTCCTCTCGTCAACTCGCTCGTGAAGTACCTCAACGACACCGGAGCTCTCTACATACTCTACAAGACAGATGGGAAGGTGACGTGGCTCTACAACCCGCTCGCAGCTCCAGGTGAGAGGAACATAAACTTAACGTACGCTCTGAGCTTGATAGATCCAACGATAGATCCAGCTTACGTCTACAAGATAGAGGGCGGCAACGGTCTCGGAGTGATACAGTACGCTAAGAGCAACCCGTGGAACCCGGACAAGGAAATATTAGTGGTAGCTGGTACCGACAGGTT